From the [Limnothrix rosea] IAM M-220 genome, the window AGAAAGCGATTTAAATCAACGCATTGCAACTTTTCTCTTAATTTATTTTGCTCAATTAGGTATTCCCTCTTACTGTTTACGAATTGGCGCTGAGATTGCGGTCACTGGCTCTAAGGTTTCAGTGCGTGTGCCCGATTTAATGGTTTTGTCAGAGGAAGCGGCGATCGCCCTTGAAGGAGCAACGAGAGCAACCATCATGCTTGATATGCCAAAACCAGAATTATTGGTTGAAGTAGTATCGCCGGGAAAAGAAAATATTACTCGCGATTATCGCTATAAACGGGCACAGTATCAGGCACGAGGCATTAATGAATATTGGATTGTTGATCCTTTGACTGAAAAAATCACTGTTTTAACGATGAATGAAGGTCTCTATGATGAGGCTATTTTTGAAGGTTCAGAGCAGCTTGTTTCAGCTTTTCTTCAACAGAACAATGCAGAAGAAAAATTGATCGTTTCTCAAGTTTTGCAGAAATAAAAATATGATTCAATCGACAGTTTTTTAGATGATGAATCGATTAGTTTTGTTGATTGCAATCCAAACAGGAGTGAATAGGGCGATCGCCTCTTTTTCTTACCTGTAAATCTTTAAAATATTTCATAATCAAATAGTTAATATCAGATGATTATTACTCGATCTGAACTACGATTGTAGAGATTGCTTAATTCTGCCAGAAATTTGAACGAGCCATCTTCATTCGCCTATGGCTGAGAATCATTCAGTAAATATGCTCGTTATCGCCATTGCAAAAAATGATGAGACAACGAGAAA encodes:
- a CDS encoding Uma2 family endonuclease, which translates into the protein MVATVSRGMTLEEYLAYQPEDDAIYELENGELREMPPESDLNQRIATFLLIYFAQLGIPSYCLRIGAEIAVTGSKVSVRVPDLMVLSEEAAIALEGATRATIMLDMPKPELLVEVVSPGKENITRDYRYKRAQYQARGINEYWIVDPLTEKITVLTMNEGLYDEAIFEGSEQLVSAFLQQNNAEEKLIVSQVLQK